From a region of the Mycobacteroides saopaulense genome:
- the nuoE gene encoding NADH-quinone oxidoreductase subunit NuoE, producing MTEIFVELGSRPPEDEGRFSGRKNYPPEVVSRLSIDAKEILDRYPSHRSALLPLLHLVQSEDGYVTMAGIGFCADQVGLTPAEVTAVASFYSMYRRGPTGDYLVGVCTNTLCAVLGGDAILARLVDELDVQPGGTTGDGKVTLEHVECNAACDYAPVLMVNWEFFDNQTPDSAVDLVEALRGGRVPEPRRGAAPCTFKQTARILAGFADDRPDAVAAAQAGAPTLAGLRLARDAQRNVRTDATRSAEEMEP from the coding sequence GTGACGGAGATCTTCGTGGAGCTCGGCAGTCGCCCACCCGAGGACGAGGGCCGATTCTCGGGGCGCAAGAACTATCCACCGGAGGTGGTTTCGCGGTTGTCCATAGACGCCAAGGAAATCCTCGACCGCTATCCGAGCCACCGCTCCGCATTACTGCCGCTGCTGCATCTCGTACAGTCCGAGGACGGATACGTGACGATGGCGGGCATCGGATTCTGTGCCGATCAGGTGGGATTGACCCCGGCCGAGGTGACGGCGGTGGCGAGTTTCTACTCGATGTACCGACGCGGACCCACCGGTGACTATTTGGTCGGAGTCTGTACCAATACGCTGTGTGCGGTGCTCGGCGGTGATGCGATCCTGGCGCGGTTGGTCGACGAACTCGATGTGCAACCCGGCGGTACCACCGGGGACGGCAAGGTCACACTCGAACATGTCGAGTGCAACGCCGCCTGTGACTATGCGCCGGTGCTGATGGTCAATTGGGAGTTCTTCGATAACCAAACCCCAGATAGTGCAGTTGATCTCGTGGAGGCACTGCGCGGTGGCCGTGTGCCCGAGCCCCGCCGCGGCGCGGCGCCGTGCACGTTCAAACAGACCGCCCGGATCTTGGCCGGGTTCGCCGACGACCGTCCCGATGCGGTGGCCGCGGCGCAGGCGGGTGCCCCGACATTGGCGGGATTGCGATTGGCTCGGGATGCACAGCGGAACGTGCGAACCGACGCGACGAGGTCGGCAGAGGAGATGGAGCCGTGA